One segment of Olsenella uli DSM 7084 DNA contains the following:
- a CDS encoding PTS sugar transporter subunit IIA — protein MRHVVLASHHCFARGLADTLNFLGNSQPLDVICAYVDERPLESQVAGLFAEFQDDEVLVLTDILQGSVSQAFAPFMSDHVFLVAGVNVAVALELCLHEGPLTSELIDRAIETGRQSMRLINTYQANVSDDDE, from the coding sequence ATGAGACACGTCGTCCTTGCCTCTCATCACTGCTTTGCGCGGGGACTGGCAGATACCCTCAATTTTCTGGGAAACAGCCAGCCCTTGGACGTCATCTGCGCCTACGTGGACGAACGCCCTCTCGAGTCCCAGGTCGCAGGGCTCTTCGCAGAGTTTCAGGACGACGAGGTGCTCGTGCTCACCGACATCCTTCAAGGAAGCGTAAGCCAGGCGTTCGCCCCCTTCATGAGCGACCACGTGTTCCTGGTGGCGGGGGTGAACGTCGCCGTTGCCCTGGAGCTCTGCCTGCACGAGGGCCCACTGACGAGCGAGCTCATCGACCGGGCAATCGAGACGGGACGCCAGTCCATGCGTCTCATCAACACCTATCAGGCGAACGTAAGCGACGATGACGAGTAG
- a CDS encoding FprA family A-type flavoprotein produces MQIAEGVSYIGVNDHQIDYFESQFAVPNGMAYNSYVVASDKIAVMDSVEASFGDEWLAKLDATLAGRMPDYLVVHHMEPDHSANVAVFMDRYPAATVVASIGAFNMMRSYFGTAYEDRRMVVKEGDVLDLGGKHLSFIAAPLVHWPEVMFSYDEEDRLLFSADAFGKFGALDVDEPWDDEARRYYFGIVGKFGANVQKVLGKVAQLDVQAICSLHGPVLSQDLGHYLDLYQTWSSYEAEAPGVTIAYTSVYGHVRKAVELLAQRLGERGCPSVSVYDLARDDASQALADAFRRSCLVLATTTYNGGIFPAMHDFASLLADHAFQARTVGLMEGGSWMPAAAKGLRAALEPCRGLSLAESVVTVKGSLDDASLAQLDALVDELMASL; encoded by the coding sequence ATGCAGATCGCAGAAGGCGTCTCCTACATCGGGGTCAACGACCACCAGATCGACTACTTCGAAAGCCAGTTTGCCGTCCCCAACGGCATGGCGTACAACTCCTACGTGGTCGCCAGCGACAAGATTGCCGTCATGGACAGCGTCGAGGCCAGCTTCGGCGACGAATGGCTCGCCAAGCTCGACGCCACCTTGGCTGGTCGCATGCCAGACTACCTCGTCGTTCACCACATGGAGCCCGACCATAGCGCCAACGTCGCCGTCTTCATGGACCGCTATCCCGCGGCCACGGTCGTTGCGAGCATTGGCGCGTTCAACATGATGAGGAGCTACTTCGGCACCGCCTACGAGGACCGTCGCATGGTGGTGAAGGAGGGCGATGTCCTCGACCTGGGAGGAAAGCACCTCTCGTTCATCGCGGCCCCCCTGGTCCACTGGCCCGAGGTCATGTTCAGCTATGACGAGGAGGACAGGCTGCTCTTCTCGGCAGACGCGTTCGGCAAGTTTGGTGCGCTCGACGTGGATGAGCCCTGGGACGACGAGGCGCGCCGCTACTACTTCGGCATCGTCGGCAAGTTTGGCGCGAACGTCCAGAAAGTCCTGGGCAAGGTGGCCCAGCTGGACGTCCAGGCCATCTGCTCGCTGCATGGCCCCGTGCTGTCGCAGGACCTGGGCCACTACCTCGACCTGTACCAGACCTGGTCGTCCTATGAGGCCGAGGCACCTGGCGTCACCATCGCCTACACCAGCGTATACGGTCACGTCAGGAAGGCCGTCGAGCTTCTCGCCCAGCGTCTGGGCGAGAGGGGGTGCCCCAGCGTGTCCGTCTACGACCTTGCGCGTGACGACGCCTCCCAGGCGCTTGCGGACGCCTTCCGTCGCAGCTGCCTGGTGCTCGCAACCACCACGTACAACGGCGGCATCTTCCCCGCCATGCATGACTTTGCCAGCCTGCTTGCGGACCATGCCTTCCAGGCTCGCACCGTGGGTCTCATGGAAGGCGGCTCGTGGATGCCGGCGGCCGCCAAGGGCCTGCGTGCGGCACTCGAGCCCTGCCGCGGCCTCTCGCTTGCCGAGAGCGTCGTGACGGTCAAAGGCTCGCTCGACGACGCTTCGCTCGCCCAGCTTGACGCCCTCGTCGACGAGCTGATGGCCAGCCTGTAG
- a CDS encoding elongator complex protein 3 — MEDFLLDILDHLRSLPPERAGDALAPLELDAIWRRHNRGAREGDRRLSKRFILPFYQRTKQRDPIRWTSWNVDATLEERLVRTIRMKPRRTASGVATITVITRPQACSSDCLYCPCDLRMPKSYLAGEPACQRAEHNFFDPYLQVASRLRALSQMGHSVDKVELIILGGTWSDYPRAYQIWFVRELFRALNDWPIADEALRRRYGSYRELGLTNDATRLAAFVAPQQALVDRGEKSYNDALRDLYRESRPHRAAAKRMGATLDGLATEQLRNECASHRVVGLAIETRPDLITPASLTLFRQLGCTKIQMGIQSTRQETLDANGRRTSIEQVRRSFSLIRLFGFKIHAHLMVNLLGSTPESDKEDFRTFVSDPGFLPDEIKLYPCALVAGTRLVRLFERGAWRPYDREELVDVLASDVLATPPYVRISRMIRDISAGDILVGNKHTNLRQMVEGQIRRDGTAKGVREVRFREISLDAVDLGSLALDDVTYQTAVTDEHFLQWVTPEGRIAGFCRLSLPHWRELAASDATAAAGGATSVERDEADVDGGADVQAEVRASELPVEPGEAMIREVHVYGQAARLGKADAAAQHQGLGRALVERACGIARSAGYTHVNVISSVGTRAYYRRLGFTDVGLYQRRGL; from the coding sequence ATGGAAGACTTCCTGCTGGACATACTCGATCACCTGCGCTCGCTGCCACCGGAGCGGGCGGGCGATGCCTTGGCCCCGCTGGAGCTGGACGCCATCTGGCGCCGGCACAACCGTGGCGCGCGCGAAGGTGACAGGCGCCTCTCCAAGCGCTTCATCCTGCCCTTCTACCAGCGAACAAAGCAGCGGGACCCCATACGCTGGACCAGCTGGAACGTCGACGCCACGCTGGAGGAGCGCCTGGTGCGCACCATTCGCATGAAGCCGCGCCGCACGGCCTCGGGCGTGGCCACCATCACGGTCATCACCAGGCCGCAGGCCTGCTCCAGCGACTGCCTGTACTGTCCCTGCGACCTGCGCATGCCCAAGAGCTACCTGGCAGGGGAGCCTGCCTGCCAGCGTGCGGAGCACAACTTCTTCGACCCCTACCTGCAGGTGGCCTCACGCCTGCGCGCCCTCTCGCAGATGGGCCACTCCGTCGACAAGGTCGAGCTCATCATCCTGGGTGGCACTTGGAGCGACTACCCGCGCGCCTACCAGATCTGGTTCGTGCGCGAGCTGTTCCGTGCGCTCAACGACTGGCCCATTGCGGACGAGGCGCTACGCCGACGTTACGGCAGCTACCGAGAGCTGGGGCTCACGAACGACGCCACACGGCTGGCAGCCTTCGTCGCACCTCAGCAGGCCCTGGTCGACCGGGGCGAGAAGAGCTACAACGACGCGCTGCGCGACCTCTACCGGGAAAGCCGCCCCCACCGGGCTGCGGCCAAGCGCATGGGCGCGACCCTGGACGGGCTTGCGACGGAGCAGCTGCGCAACGAGTGCGCTTCCCACCGCGTCGTGGGCCTGGCGATAGAGACGCGCCCGGACCTGATAACGCCTGCATCACTCACGCTGTTTCGGCAGTTGGGCTGCACCAAGATCCAGATGGGCATCCAGTCCACCCGCCAGGAGACCCTGGACGCCAACGGACGCCGGACAAGCATCGAACAGGTCAGGCGGTCCTTCTCGCTCATTCGCCTCTTTGGCTTCAAGATACACGCCCACCTGATGGTGAACCTGCTGGGCTCCACACCGGAGTCCGACAAGGAGGACTTCCGCACCTTCGTGAGCGACCCCGGCTTCCTTCCCGACGAGATCAAGCTCTATCCCTGCGCGCTGGTCGCAGGCACGAGGCTGGTCCGTCTCTTCGAGCGGGGCGCATGGCGCCCCTACGACCGAGAGGAGCTTGTCGACGTGCTCGCGAGCGATGTGCTGGCCACGCCACCGTACGTCCGCATCTCGCGCATGATCCGCGACATCAGCGCGGGAGACATACTGGTGGGCAACAAGCACACCAACCTGCGCCAGATGGTCGAGGGTCAGATCCGGCGCGACGGGACGGCGAAGGGCGTACGCGAGGTTCGCTTCAGGGAGATCTCGCTGGACGCCGTCGACCTGGGCTCCCTGGCCCTGGACGACGTCACGTACCAGACCGCCGTCACGGACGAGCACTTCCTGCAGTGGGTCACGCCCGAGGGGCGCATCGCGGGCTTTTGTCGGCTGTCGCTGCCACATTGGAGGGAGCTTGCTGCGAGCGACGCGACCGCAGCGGCAGGCGGCGCAACGTCGGTCGAGAGGGACGAGGCCGATGTTGATGGGGGTGCCGACGTGCAGGCCGAAGTGCGGGCCAGCGAGCTGCCAGTCGAGCCCGGCGAGGCCATGATCCGCGAGGTCCACGTATACGGCCAGGCCGCCCGCCTGGGAAAGGCGGATGCTGCGGCCCAGCACCAGGGGTTGGGCCGCGCGCTCGTGGAACGCGCCTGCGGCATCGCCCGCAGCGCGGGGTACACACACGTCAACGTCATCAGCTCCGTGGGCACGCGCGCGTACTACCGGCGTCTGGGGTTTACGGACGTGGGGCTGTACCAGCGCAGGGGTCTATAG
- a CDS encoding PTS system mannose/fructose/sorbose family transporter subunit IID yields the protein MSDFFRPKDFKDFDEAPAPVQLPDGSYEPVLTREDLRICSRRMLLMDTASYSYATQNAPCCAFAAYYALRKIYGNDEDAFNAAILNQLDCVFNATPPVSGLLLGAGLAMEDKGHLAGMQAENDLKIGLMGPLSGVGDVLIWILPMTILGSIAGYMAMQGNPVGILLWVAVWAAILVWRLQNYVQGYNAGAKVITGMADRISVLTDAASILGLTVVGSLIYSAITIYTPVTFAFGDVSLPLQTGVLDQIFPNLLAVLVAALAYRLIKRGVKLNWIILGIIVACWVCAAFGILGVPPAA from the coding sequence ATGAGTGATTTCTTCAGGCCCAAGGACTTCAAGGACTTCGATGAGGCTCCCGCCCCGGTCCAGCTCCCTGACGGCTCCTACGAGCCCGTGTTGACGAGGGAAGACCTTAGGATCTGCAGCCGCCGCATGCTGCTCATGGATACGGCTTCCTATTCGTATGCGACCCAGAACGCCCCCTGCTGCGCGTTTGCCGCCTACTACGCGCTACGCAAGATCTACGGCAACGACGAGGACGCCTTCAACGCCGCCATCCTCAACCAGCTCGACTGCGTCTTCAACGCGACGCCGCCCGTCTCTGGCCTGCTGCTTGGCGCTGGCCTGGCAATGGAAGACAAGGGGCACCTTGCTGGCATGCAGGCCGAGAACGATCTCAAGATCGGCCTCATGGGCCCGCTTTCCGGGGTTGGTGACGTTCTGATCTGGATTCTCCCCATGACCATACTGGGTTCCATTGCCGGCTACATGGCCATGCAGGGCAATCCCGTGGGCATACTCCTGTGGGTTGCCGTCTGGGCCGCCATCCTGGTTTGGCGTCTCCAGAACTACGTCCAGGGCTACAATGCCGGCGCCAAGGTGATCACCGGCATGGCCGATAGGATCAGCGTCCTCACGGATGCCGCCTCCATCCTGGGCCTTACTGTTGTCGGGTCCCTCATCTACTCTGCCATTACCATCTACACGCCCGTCACCTTTGCGTTTGGTGACGTGTCCCTGCCGCTTCAGACGGGCGTTCTCGATCAGATCTTCCCGAACCTCCTGGCAGTCCTTGTGGCAGCGCTTGCCTACCGCTTGATCAAGAGGGGCGTCAAGCTCAATTGGATCATTCTGGGCATCATCGTCGCTTGCTGGGTGTGCGCAGCCTTCGGCATCCTTGGCGTGCCGCCTGCGGCATAG
- a CDS encoding ABC transporter ATP-binding protein, translating to MPARDSRAGREYSKRTAFGLLASLIAPYGGRTLLTAAMLLCDVVGMLYVPTELSALINVAMATGDASQVAPHALRMLAASVVGSGGCIVSYYLASQLAADIGRDLRIAVYEKSLALSGADFVRFGTGSMITRTLSDANVVQQTLLMCFTMMFPVPVICVVSVVLAWGIDPLMGQVLVALSLVLTVISAVAVALSAPIFLRLQEFIDRMNARLRETITGVRVIRAFGKEAQERRRLEDTFEDYARNAIRVNMIFSIADCSTFFLMNIVEVLLMWLGADRVGVHAMQIGSISALIEYAMLLMFFMMMAQFAMLQVPRALACLTRAAEVLGTQVAIADPEAPVRLPPAGTATDGSPVSPAATAGSAPDPAHDIPAGPVVRFDHVSLRFAAADEDTLHDLNFDLRRGETCAIVGNTGSGKSTVARLLLRFHDVTDGTLAFGGVDLRDLTQEDLRSHIAYVPQKAWLFSGTIASNLRDGAPGATDEGLWRALDVAQATFVRELPEGLGTRVAQGGSNFSGGQRQRLAIARALVRRADLYVFDDSFSALDYKTDAALRHALAGELADAAVLIIAQRVSTIRDAAQIVVLKEGRIVGLGDHAELLDDCPTYRDIYESQVKGGGARA from the coding sequence ATGCCCGCGCGGGACTCTCGCGCTGGGCGCGAATACAGCAAGCGTACGGCATTCGGCCTCCTCGCCAGCCTCATTGCGCCATACGGTGGTCGGACCCTCCTCACGGCCGCCATGCTGCTCTGTGACGTCGTGGGCATGCTCTACGTCCCCACGGAGCTCTCCGCGCTCATCAACGTCGCCATGGCGACGGGCGATGCGTCTCAGGTCGCACCTCATGCCCTGCGCATGCTGGCCGCCTCCGTCGTAGGTTCGGGCGGCTGCATCGTCTCGTACTACCTTGCGTCGCAGCTTGCCGCCGACATTGGTCGTGACCTGCGCATTGCCGTGTACGAGAAGTCGCTTGCGCTTTCGGGTGCGGATTTCGTCCGTTTTGGCACGGGCTCCATGATCACCCGCACCCTGTCAGACGCCAACGTGGTACAGCAGACGCTCCTGATGTGCTTCACGATGATGTTCCCCGTGCCCGTGATCTGCGTGGTCTCCGTGGTGTTGGCCTGGGGGATCGATCCCCTCATGGGCCAGGTGCTCGTCGCGCTCTCGCTCGTCCTTACGGTGATCTCGGCCGTGGCCGTCGCGCTGTCGGCGCCCATCTTCCTCAGGCTGCAGGAGTTCATCGATCGCATGAACGCCCGCCTGCGCGAGACCATCACCGGCGTCCGAGTGATCCGCGCCTTTGGCAAGGAGGCCCAGGAGCGCAGGCGGCTCGAAGACACCTTCGAGGACTATGCCAGGAACGCCATCAGGGTGAACATGATCTTCTCCATCGCCGACTGCTCCACGTTCTTCCTCATGAATATCGTGGAGGTGCTACTTATGTGGCTGGGGGCGGATCGCGTGGGAGTCCACGCCATGCAGATAGGCTCCATCTCGGCGCTGATCGAGTACGCCATGCTCCTGATGTTCTTCATGATGATGGCCCAGTTCGCTATGCTCCAGGTTCCGCGTGCGCTGGCCTGTCTCACGCGTGCCGCCGAAGTCCTCGGCACCCAGGTGGCCATCGCGGACCCCGAGGCCCCCGTCCGCCTGCCCCCTGCCGGGACCGCGACCGACGGCAGCCCCGTCAGCCCCGCGGCCACCGCCGGGTCGGCCCCCGATCCCGCGCACGACATCCCCGCCGGACCCGTCGTGCGCTTCGACCACGTGAGCCTCCGCTTTGCCGCCGCCGACGAAGACACCCTGCATGACCTCAACTTCGACCTGCGGCGCGGCGAGACCTGCGCCATCGTCGGCAACACCGGGTCGGGCAAGTCCACCGTCGCAAGGCTCTTGCTGCGCTTCCACGACGTGACGGACGGCACGCTTGCCTTCGGGGGGGTCGACCTGCGCGACCTCACCCAGGAAGACCTGCGCTCGCACATAGCCTACGTGCCCCAGAAGGCCTGGCTCTTCTCAGGGACCATCGCTTCCAACCTGCGCGACGGCGCTCCGGGCGCAACCGACGAGGGGCTTTGGCGCGCACTCGACGTGGCCCAGGCCACCTTCGTCCGCGAGCTGCCCGAGGGGCTGGGGACTCGCGTGGCGCAGGGGGGCTCGAACTTCTCGGGTGGCCAGCGCCAACGCCTGGCCATCGCTCGGGCCCTCGTGCGACGGGCGGACCTCTACGTGTTCGACGACTCGTTCTCCGCGCTTGACTACAAGACCGATGCGGCCCTGCGCCATGCGCTCGCAGGGGAGCTCGCAGATGCGGCCGTGCTGATAATCGCACAGCGCGTGAGCACCATCCGGGATGCGGCGCAGATCGTCGTCCTCAAGGAGGGGCGCATCGTTGGCCTGGGGGACCACGCCGAGCTGCTGGATGACTGTCCCACCTATCGGGACATCTACGAGTCCCAGGTGAAGGGGGGTGGCGCACGTGCGTAG
- a CDS encoding Nif3-like dinuclear metal center hexameric protein: MRVAEVIQAVKGYCSGVSFDSGEPIDEATTRDRVTYGAGRLDEECTGVVTCLWPTVDVICAARRIGANLIICHEALFWNHGDHQDLISGNATYLAKRGLLDAWGGVVWRCHDYIHSKVPIDEGGALVDGIFYGLAWKMGWLDCRTGNLSMCLDYRIPPMSGRDLAREVVRKLGLNGTRLIGDPRALVERVHIPMHVLGVPEVDNRETAFVDSERVDALVTMEFVDFTTSEYIRDAGMLHQGKCAITVGHFNLEEPGMEYMVSWLPEALGTSGVPMHFVPMGDTYQYVVAERGDRA; this comes from the coding sequence ATGAGAGTCGCTGAGGTCATTCAAGCTGTGAAGGGCTACTGCTCTGGCGTTTCATTCGACTCGGGCGAGCCCATTGACGAGGCCACCACGCGCGACCGTGTTACCTATGGTGCCGGACGCCTGGACGAGGAGTGCACAGGTGTCGTCACCTGCCTGTGGCCCACGGTAGACGTCATTTGTGCTGCACGGCGCATTGGCGCGAATCTGATCATCTGTCATGAGGCCCTCTTCTGGAACCACGGTGACCACCAGGATCTCATTTCTGGCAATGCCACCTACCTGGCAAAGAGGGGGCTGCTCGACGCATGGGGCGGTGTGGTCTGGCGCTGCCACGACTACATTCACTCCAAGGTGCCCATCGATGAAGGGGGAGCTCTTGTCGATGGCATCTTCTACGGCCTTGCGTGGAAGATGGGTTGGCTTGATTGCCGCACCGGGAATCTCTCCATGTGCCTTGACTATAGGATTCCCCCGATGTCTGGTCGGGACCTTGCGCGTGAGGTCGTGCGAAAGCTCGGGCTCAATGGGACCCGTCTGATCGGCGACCCCCGCGCCTTGGTGGAGCGCGTGCACATCCCGATGCACGTCCTCGGTGTCCCGGAAGTGGACAACCGCGAGACCGCCTTTGTGGACTCCGAGCGCGTCGACGCACTTGTGACCATGGAGTTTGTCGATTTCACCACGAGCGAGTACATCCGTGACGCGGGCATGCTCCACCAGGGCAAGTGCGCCATTACCGTCGGCCACTTCAACCTGGAGGAGCCGGGCATGGAGTACATGGTCTCCTGGCTTCCCGAAGCCTTGGGCACCTCTGGCGTTCCCATGCACTTCGTACCGATGGGCGACACATACCAGTACGTCGTTGCCGAGCGCGGGGACCGGGCATGA
- a CDS encoding LuxR C-terminal-related transcriptional regulator — protein sequence MTGTLAQRHGLSDREKLVLREMLDGSAVRGTGKSLGLSMGTIGTYRSRIYKRLGSEVPAARLRLQRQPFRKTSMSQQVGKRVPRETSVADGPLPVKPSLPFQSSSFSFPRCPSTP from the coding sequence ATGACCGGCACCCTGGCTCAGCGTCATGGGCTATCCGATCGAGAAAAGCTGGTATTGAGGGAGATGCTGGATGGATCCGCTGTGAGGGGAACGGGCAAATCCCTTGGCCTTTCGATGGGAACCATCGGCACATACCGATCAAGAATCTATAAGAGGCTCGGGTCAGAAGTGCCAGCGGCGCGATTGCGCTTGCAAAGACAGCCATTCAGGAAGACGAGCATGTCGCAGCAGGTGGGCAAACGAGTGCCGAGAGAAACCTCAGTAGCAGACGGCCCCTTGCCCGTAAAGCCCTCCTTGCCATTTCAATCATCGTCCTTCTCCTTTCCTCGCTGCCCCTCGACGCCGTAG
- a CDS encoding LuxR C-terminal-related transcriptional regulator gives MTRESDAIPLERLCAGENVATIADGLCLARSTVATYRKSVYRKAGVHSQCGLVTLVGSERSERLSEVSTFSAFPGTLRIHQTHISEISAGTGVAKIIRSEYRCTLRIITTRPGPAARGARRAPTTRPGPAAPPRHTRGPPHEQPASRMRPCACPSAAMGAPPTPMQTGSGRAPRRRHPGP, from the coding sequence ATGACGCGAGAGTCTGACGCCATCCCATTGGAAAGGCTCTGCGCCGGAGAAAATGTCGCCACCATTGCCGACGGGCTTTGTTTGGCCCGCAGCACAGTGGCGACGTACAGGAAGAGCGTCTACCGAAAGGCTGGCGTGCACTCTCAGTGCGGGCTCGTCACTCTTGTCGGAAGTGAGCGAAGTGAGCGCTTGTCGGAAGTGAGTACTTTTTCGGCCTTTCCAGGGACACTTCGCATCCATCAGACGCATATCTCCGAGATCTCCGCAGGTACAGGAGTTGCCAAAATTATCCGAAGTGAGTACCGGTGCACACTTCGGATAATCACGACGCGCCCGGGGCCCGCCGCACGCGGGGCCCGCCGCGCCCCCACGACGCGCCCGGGGCCCGCCGCGCCCCCACGGCACACGCGAGGCCCACCACACGAGCAACCTGCCTCGCGCATGCGCCCATGCGCTTGCCCATCCGCTGCCATGGGCGCTCCGCCGACCCCTATGCAAACTGGCTCTGGTAGAGCTCCGCGTAGGCGCCACCCCGGGCCATAA
- a CDS encoding ABC transporter ATP-binding protein → MRSDEGAVEPTEGPEPTEGLGPVGRPVGDGESEVPADALRTAVRLWRAATGERWRLVVAAASAVLYVACSLAAPAYSAYLLDFLWVCIQESFAAGREFSVGWDSGGLQILGLLGVWTAAWLFYSIQSLVMSSFAERLNLDLRKRIGEKAGRLPLSYYDAHQPGDTISRATNDLDKISEVLQRGLLQLIISFATLVGAVIMMATFDLVLTGLFCTFMALSFALTKVAAGKTLDAYGRRQAILGDLTGKVEEAYTGRAIIKAFGREDASLDSISSVARDLARASAWADFLTNAIAPAIRFLVRLSQVCIALLAGGMLIVGRLSVGRFQAFFQYITQASEPLTQLSLTVNMLQGALAAAERVFSLLDEDEVEPDPQLPVVLAGPVRGRVAFEHVRFGYSPDKPLMRDVSLVAEPGQKVAVVGATGAGKTTLINLLMRFYETNGGRITLDGVDTRAMTRADLRREFGMVLQDAWLFEGTIAENIAYGKPGATREEVEAAARAARVDFFVRTLPQGYDTMLSDDAEGLSQGQRQLLTIARAMLTDPAMLILDEATSSVDTRTEQYITRAMEAIMENRTSFVIAHRLSTIVDADLILVMDHGTIIEQGTHEELMARGGAYAELYQSQFA, encoded by the coding sequence GTGCGTAGCGACGAGGGGGCCGTCGAGCCGACCGAGGGGCCCGAGCCGACCGAGGGCCTCGGGCCCGTGGGGAGGCCAGTGGGGGACGGGGAATCCGAGGTCCCTGCGGACGCGCTGCGCACTGCGGTTCGCCTGTGGCGGGCGGCAACGGGTGAGCGCTGGCGTCTCGTCGTTGCGGCCGCGAGCGCCGTGCTCTATGTGGCCTGCAGCCTCGCGGCACCTGCATACAGCGCATACCTGCTCGACTTCCTGTGGGTCTGCATCCAGGAGTCGTTCGCCGCGGGGCGGGAGTTTTCGGTCGGCTGGGACAGTGGCGGCCTGCAGATCCTGGGCCTTCTGGGCGTCTGGACCGCGGCCTGGCTGTTCTACAGCATCCAGTCGCTGGTCATGTCGAGCTTCGCCGAACGTCTGAACTTGGACCTGCGCAAGCGCATAGGCGAGAAGGCCGGGCGCCTACCCCTCTCGTACTACGATGCCCATCAGCCGGGCGACACCATCAGTCGCGCCACGAACGACCTTGACAAGATCTCCGAGGTCCTGCAGCGCGGCTTGCTGCAGCTCATCATCAGCTTCGCCACGCTCGTCGGCGCCGTCATCATGATGGCGACCTTCGACCTTGTGCTGACGGGACTGTTCTGCACGTTCATGGCGCTCTCGTTCGCGCTGACCAAGGTCGCCGCCGGCAAGACGCTTGACGCCTATGGCCGCCGCCAGGCCATCTTGGGCGATCTGACGGGCAAGGTCGAGGAGGCCTACACGGGGCGTGCGATCATCAAGGCCTTCGGCCGTGAGGACGCGAGCCTGGACTCCATCAGCTCCGTGGCACGGGATCTGGCCCGCGCGAGTGCGTGGGCAGACTTCCTGACCAACGCCATCGCGCCCGCGATTCGGTTTCTGGTCCGACTTTCCCAGGTGTGCATCGCCTTGCTGGCCGGCGGCATGCTGATCGTGGGCCGCCTGAGCGTGGGACGCTTCCAGGCGTTCTTCCAGTACATCACGCAGGCGTCCGAGCCGCTCACGCAACTGTCGCTCACGGTCAACATGCTGCAGGGAGCCCTCGCTGCGGCTGAGCGCGTGTTTTCCCTGCTCGACGAGGACGAGGTGGAGCCCGATCCCCAGCTGCCCGTTGTGCTGGCGGGGCCCGTGCGTGGCCGTGTCGCGTTCGAGCACGTGCGCTTTGGCTACTCTCCGGACAAGCCGCTCATGCGTGACGTGAGCCTCGTGGCGGAGCCGGGGCAGAAGGTGGCCGTCGTCGGCGCCACGGGCGCAGGCAAGACGACCCTCATCAATCTGCTCATGCGCTTCTACGAGACCAATGGCGGGAGAATCACGCTCGACGGCGTGGACACGCGCGCCATGACCCGTGCCGACCTGCGTCGCGAGTTTGGCATGGTGCTGCAGGACGCCTGGCTGTTCGAGGGCACGATCGCCGAGAACATCGCTTATGGCAAGCCCGGGGCCACCCGTGAGGAGGTGGAGGCTGCCGCGCGTGCCGCGCGCGTCGACTTCTTTGTGCGCACGTTGCCACAAGGCTACGACACGATGCTCTCCGATGATGCGGAGGGCCTGAGCCAGGGCCAGCGCCAGCTGCTGACCATCGCCCGCGCCATGCTGACGGACCCCGCGATGCTCATCCTGGACGAGGCCACCTCGAGCGTCGACACGCGCACGGAGCAGTACATCACCCGCGCGATGGAGGCCATCATGGAGAACCGTACGAGCTTCGTGATCGCCCATCGCCTCTCGACGATCGTGGATGCCGACCTGATCCTGGTCATGGATCACGGCACCATCATCGAGCAGGGCACGCACGAGGAGCTTATGGCCCGGGGTGGCGCCTACGCGGAGCTCTACCAGAGCCAGTTTGCATAG
- a CDS encoding MarR family winged helix-turn-helix transcriptional regulator, with product MSPAPSERLPTARDIDIIYKETDRLYYRFAHGCGLSDSAFWLLVSAAARGGRVTQHEVAEDYSYSRQTVNSATKALEARGLVSLSFEEGSRRSKVIVLTPAGQDFCRKSIDPAIEAERRAFDSLSPADRRAFVRIVRAYTDAIDAELSALARSEGDGA from the coding sequence GTGTCACCTGCGCCCAGCGAGCGGCTGCCCACAGCGCGCGACATCGACATCATCTACAAGGAGACCGACCGCCTCTACTACCGCTTCGCACATGGTTGCGGGCTGTCTGACAGCGCCTTCTGGCTGCTGGTCTCCGCCGCAGCCCGTGGTGGCCGCGTCACCCAGCACGAGGTGGCCGAGGACTACTCGTACTCGCGGCAGACGGTGAACTCCGCCACCAAGGCCCTCGAGGCGCGCGGGTTGGTGTCGCTTTCCTTCGAGGAGGGCAGCCGCCGCAGCAAGGTCATTGTGCTGACGCCCGCCGGCCAGGACTTCTGCCGCAAGAGCATAGATCCTGCCATCGAGGCGGAACGGCGCGCCTTCGACTCGCTCTCGCCTGCGGACCGGCGCGCGTTCGTCCGCATCGTCCGCGCCTACACCGATGCGATCGACGCCGAGCTCTCGGCGCTCGCACGTTCCGAGGGGGATGGGGCGTGA